In one window of Rhizobium sp. ACO-34A DNA:
- a CDS encoding type I pantothenate kinase, whose translation MTTAPRESETPEMLDHFEANGYSPYLFFDSEEWARFRADTPLTLTADEVHRLRSIDDPIDLHEVRRIYLSLSRLLSAHVESSQLLFEQRNRFLSTSDVAKTPFVIGIAGSVAVGKSTTARILKELLARWPSSPKVDLVTTDGFLYPNAHLIRHNMLNRKGFPESYDIGALLRFLSAIKAGLPNVKAPSYSHLTYDVLPDEFKVIDRPDILIFEGINVLQSRDLPADGKIVPIVSDFFDFSIYIDADENLIHRWYVDRFMRLRQTAFRDPNSYFNRYAAISEEEALKIAEGLWQNTNLKNLRENILPTRPRADLILRKGDNHLVEKVALRKL comes from the coding sequence ATGACAACAGCGCCCCGGGAATCCGAAACGCCAGAAATGCTCGATCATTTCGAGGCGAATGGCTATTCGCCCTATCTCTTCTTCGATTCAGAGGAGTGGGCCCGGTTCCGCGCCGACACACCGCTGACGCTGACGGCAGACGAGGTTCACCGGCTGCGTTCGATCGACGATCCGATCGATCTGCACGAAGTGCGCCGCATCTACCTGTCGCTGTCGCGTCTTCTTTCGGCGCATGTCGAATCCTCGCAGCTTCTTTTCGAACAGCGCAACCGCTTTCTCAGCACCTCGGACGTGGCGAAGACCCCGTTCGTGATCGGGATCGCCGGTTCGGTCGCCGTCGGAAAGTCGACGACCGCCCGTATCCTGAAGGAGCTTCTGGCGCGCTGGCCCTCCAGCCCGAAGGTGGATCTCGTCACGACCGACGGTTTCCTCTATCCGAACGCCCATCTCATTCGGCACAACATGCTGAACCGCAAGGGCTTCCCGGAGAGCTACGACATCGGCGCGCTGCTGCGCTTCCTGTCCGCGATCAAGGCAGGCCTGCCGAACGTCAAGGCGCCGAGCTATTCTCACCTGACCTATGACGTGCTGCCCGACGAGTTCAAGGTCATCGACCGGCCGGATATCCTCATCTTCGAGGGCATCAACGTGTTGCAGTCGCGCGATCTGCCGGCCGACGGCAAGATCGTGCCGATCGTCTCGGACTTCTTCGACTTCTCGATCTATATCGACGCCGACGAGAACCTGATCCACCGCTGGTATGTCGACCGCTTCATGCGGCTCAGACAGACGGCGTTTCGCGATCCGAACTCCTACTTCAACCGCTATGCCGCCATCAGCGAGGAAGAGGCGCTGAAAATCGCCGAGGGCCTGTGGCAGAACACCAACCTGAAGAACCTCAGGGAAAACATCCTGCCGACCCGCCCGCGCGCCGATCTCATCCTGCGCAAGGGTGACAACCACCTCGTTGAAAAGGTCGCTCTCCGGAAGCTCTAG
- a CDS encoding phosphoribosyl-ATP diphosphatase has translation MTEFTLTDLESIVAKRATARPDESWTAKLVAGGQSKAAKKLGEEAVETVIAAIKDDRENLVYESADLLYHLMVVLKIADIPLEAVMQELQRRTAQTGLSEKASRQDP, from the coding sequence ATGACCGAGTTTACCCTGACCGATCTCGAGAGCATCGTCGCAAAGCGCGCCACGGCGCGGCCCGACGAGTCCTGGACGGCAAAGCTGGTGGCCGGCGGACAGTCGAAAGCCGCCAAGAAACTGGGCGAGGAAGCCGTGGAAACGGTGATCGCCGCGATCAAGGACGACCGGGAAAACCTCGTCTACGAGAGTGCGGACCTGCTCTATCATCTTATGGTCGTATTGAAAATTGCCGATATCCCGCTAGAAGCGGTGATGCAGGAGCTTCAGCGGCGTACAGCCCAGACAGGCCTGAGCGAAAAGGCCAGCCGGCAGGATCCATGA
- a CDS encoding 1-(5-phosphoribosyl)-5-[(5-phosphoribosylamino)methylideneamino]imidazole-4-carboxamide isomerase — protein MILFPAIDLKDGQCVRLKLGDMEQATVYNADPAAQAKAFEDQGFEWLHVVDLNGAFAGESVNGGAVDSILRATKNPVQLGGGIRTLEHIENWLSRGLSRVILGTVAVRDPALVIEACKLFPGKIAVGIDAKGGKVAVEGWAEASELGVIELARKFEGAGVAAIIYTDIDRDGILAGINWPSTLALADAVSIPVIASGGLASLDDIRRMLEPDARKLEGAISGRALYDGRIDPAEALALIRAARS, from the coding sequence ATGATCCTCTTTCCCGCAATCGATCTGAAAGACGGCCAGTGCGTGCGTCTCAAGCTCGGCGACATGGAGCAGGCAACCGTCTACAACGCCGATCCCGCCGCGCAGGCGAAAGCCTTCGAGGACCAGGGCTTCGAATGGCTGCACGTGGTCGACCTGAACGGTGCCTTCGCCGGTGAAAGCGTCAACGGCGGCGCCGTCGATTCGATCCTCAGGGCGACGAAGAACCCGGTCCAGCTCGGCGGCGGCATCCGCACGCTCGAGCATATCGAGAACTGGCTTTCGCGCGGACTTTCCCGCGTCATCCTCGGCACGGTGGCGGTGCGCGATCCCGCACTCGTCATCGAGGCCTGCAAGCTCTTTCCCGGCAAGATCGCCGTCGGCATCGATGCCAAGGGCGGCAAGGTCGCCGTCGAGGGCTGGGCGGAAGCCTCCGAACTCGGCGTGATCGAGCTTGCCAGGAAATTCGAAGGCGCGGGCGTCGCGGCGATCATCTACACGGATATCGACCGCGACGGCATTCTCGCCGGCATCAACTGGCCTTCGACGCTGGCGCTTGCCGATGCCGTTTCCATCCCGGTGATCGCGTCCGGCGGACTTGCATCGCTCGACGATATCCGCCGCATGCTGGAACCGGATGCCCGAAAACTCGAAGGTGCGATTTCCGGCCGCGCGCTTTATGATGGCCGGATCGATCCCGCGGAAGCGCTGGCGCTGATCCGCGCCGCAAGATCCTGA
- a CDS encoding imidazole glycerol phosphate synthase subunit HisF, with product MTLKARVIPCLDVKDGRVVKGVNFVDLIDAGDPVEAAKAYDAAGADELCFLDITASSDGRDTIFDVVTRTAEHCFMPLTVGGGVRSIADIRKLLLCGADKVAINSAAVKNPDFVAEAADKFGDQCIVISIDAKRRRTQAAGGDNMSAWEIYTHGGRNPTGIDAVEFAKQVVERGAGELLVTSMDRDGTKSGYDLELTRTIADAVRVPVIASGGVGTLDDLVAGVREGHATAVLAASIFHFGTYSITEAKQYMAQHGIAMRLD from the coding sequence ATGACGCTGAAAGCCCGCGTTATTCCCTGTCTGGATGTCAAGGACGGCCGCGTCGTCAAAGGCGTGAACTTCGTCGACCTGATCGATGCCGGCGACCCCGTCGAGGCGGCCAAGGCCTATGACGCCGCCGGTGCCGACGAACTCTGTTTCCTCGACATCACCGCCTCCTCCGACGGGCGCGACACGATCTTCGACGTCGTGACCCGCACCGCCGAGCATTGCTTCATGCCGCTCACCGTCGGTGGCGGGGTGCGCAGCATCGCCGACATTCGCAAGCTGCTGCTCTGCGGCGCCGACAAGGTGGCGATCAATTCCGCCGCCGTGAAAAACCCGGATTTCGTTGCCGAGGCTGCCGACAAGTTCGGCGACCAGTGCATCGTCATCTCGATCGACGCCAAGCGGCGGCGCACACAGGCTGCCGGCGGCGACAACATGAGCGCCTGGGAGATCTACACCCATGGCGGCCGCAACCCGACCGGCATCGATGCCGTCGAATTCGCAAAGCAGGTTGTCGAACGCGGCGCCGGCGAACTGCTGGTTACCTCGATGGACCGCGACGGCACCAAGTCCGGCTACGACCTCGAACTGACACGGACCATTGCGGACGCCGTGCGCGTTCCGGTCATCGCCTCTGGCGGCGTCGGTACGCTTGACGATCTGGTGGCAGGCGTCCGCGAAGGTCACGCGACCGCCGTTCTCGCCGCTTCCATCTTCCACTTCGGTACCTATTCGATAACCGAGGCCAAGCAATATATGGCGCAGCATGGCATTGCCATGCGGCTCGACTGA